The Flavobacteriaceae bacterium 3519-10 genome includes a window with the following:
- a CDS encoding Acyl-CoA dehydrogenase, short-chain specific, with the protein MRHFNYLWKQNKNMSLETMDNLNMIAETAKDFAEKNIRPNIMEWDESQHFPVELFHKLGEMGFMGIVIPEEYGGSGLGYHEYVTILDEISQVDPSIGLSLAAHNSLCTNHIYEFGNEEQRHRWLPQLASGKTLGAWGLTEHNTGSDSGGMNTTAVKDGDDWIINGAKNFITHAISGDIAVVMTRTGDKGAKNNSTAFVLEKGMAGFSSGRKENKLGMRASETAELIFDNIRVPDANRLGEVGSGFKQAMKILDGGRISIAALSLGIARGAYKAALKYSLERHQFGKPINQFQAINFMLADMATEIDASELLIQRASNLKNAKKPMTKEGAMAKLYASEACVRIANNAVQIFGGYGYTKDFPAEKYYRDAKLCTIGEGTSEIQKLVIGREISKG; encoded by the coding sequence TTGCGGCATTTTAATTACCTTTGGAAGCAAAACAAAAATATGAGTCTCGAGACTATGGATAATTTAAATATGATAGCCGAAACGGCGAAAGATTTTGCTGAAAAGAACATTCGACCGAACATTATGGAGTGGGACGAAAGTCAGCATTTCCCTGTAGAACTTTTTCACAAGTTAGGCGAAATGGGCTTTATGGGAATTGTAATACCCGAAGAGTACGGCGGCTCGGGATTAGGCTATCATGAATACGTTACGATCCTCGACGAAATCTCGCAGGTAGATCCTTCCATCGGGCTTTCACTGGCAGCACACAATTCACTGTGCACCAATCATATCTACGAATTCGGAAACGAAGAACAAAGGCACAGATGGCTGCCGCAACTTGCTTCAGGAAAAACGCTTGGAGCCTGGGGGTTAACCGAACACAACACCGGTTCTGATTCGGGAGGAATGAACACTACAGCGGTAAAAGACGGTGACGACTGGATTATAAATGGCGCTAAAAACTTCATCACACATGCTATTTCCGGCGACATCGCGGTTGTAATGACAAGAACAGGCGACAAAGGGGCGAAAAACAATTCGACTGCATTTGTACTCGAAAAAGGCATGGCCGGATTCTCATCAGGCAGAAAAGAAAATAAATTAGGAATGCGTGCCTCAGAAACTGCAGAACTTATCTTCGATAATATTCGTGTTCCAGATGCAAACCGTTTAGGAGAGGTTGGTTCAGGCTTCAAGCAGGCGATGAAAATCCTCGATGGAGGACGCATTTCAATTGCAGCTTTAAGCTTAGGAATCGCCCGAGGAGCCTACAAAGCTGCCCTGAAATATTCACTTGAAAGACATCAGTTCGGGAAACCGATCAACCAGTTCCAGGCGATAAACTTTATGCTTGCCGACATGGCGACCGAGATCGATGCCTCAGAATTGCTGATTCAACGGGCATCTAACTTGAAAAATGCTAAAAAACCAATGACCAAAGAAGGTGCGATGGCAAAACTTTACGCTTCTGAAGCCTGTGTAAGAATTGCAAACAACGCAGTGCAGATTTTCGGTGGCTATGGTTACACCAAAGATTTCCCGGCTGAAAAATATTACCGCGACGCCAAACTTTGCACGATTGGCGAAGGAACCTCCGAAATCCAGAAGCTGGTAATCGGACGCGAGATATCCAAAGGTTAA
- a CDS encoding Endonuclease I, which yields MIKLAQLNYYCMKRFLFLALLLPFSGFAQAPSGYYDGTAALTGYALKSKLHEIISEKNINWHYGDLPAFYNQTDLDRYYDHGVNNSTILLDIYSEIPAGADAYEYTSANLIGSASAEGLGWNREHMVPQSTFNSSYPMYSDLFYVIPTDARINQLRSNYPYGKAGSLNYYTFRNGSKISRNGTPNSGYTGRVYEPVDEFKGDIARSLLYFAVRYEGKLSSFNFYNGTSAANDTSPFDGTEEKAFENWYIAMLLQWHQLDPVSPRETDRNNVVFTLQKNRNPFIDHPEWVTAIWSQTADAVAPQAPTNLQLQQNSAYFVNLSWATAPETDVLGYKIFQNGVLVATTRDTQVTIDHLQPATTYNFTVKAYDNGYLESSDSNILEVSTLASDVFAKDLMITKYIEGSGQNNAIEITNKTGHPVNLNKYRLSIQFYNGTNANYYFPDPYELEGTVQNNEPFVVLNPYSNLSCITNDEARFVTAAPQLTFSGSQYLELRYASTTIDAIGTRSADNFAVLGNVSLYRLNSVSQPNSSFTLNEWQTYPVNYCENIGTLAASGVATNQPKYSLYPNPLHGNTLYVSGQNLEKVLNIAVYDLSGKRIIDRVSPFKNTNAIDVGTLKSGVYILKIDDQSLKFIKN from the coding sequence ATGATTAAATTAGCACAACTTAATTATTACTGTATGAAAAGGTTTTTATTTCTGGCATTATTACTTCCCTTTTCAGGTTTCGCGCAGGCGCCAAGCGGCTATTACGACGGAACAGCTGCTCTCACGGGCTACGCGCTGAAAAGTAAACTTCACGAAATTATCTCAGAAAAAAATATTAACTGGCATTACGGTGACCTGCCGGCATTTTATAACCAAACGGATCTCGATCGGTACTATGATCACGGTGTGAATAACAGTACGATTTTACTCGACATCTACTCAGAAATTCCCGCCGGAGCGGACGCGTATGAATATACAAGTGCCAACCTGATCGGATCTGCATCAGCGGAAGGACTTGGCTGGAACAGGGAACATATGGTGCCTCAAAGTACTTTCAACAGCAGTTATCCAATGTACTCTGATCTGTTTTATGTGATTCCGACGGATGCGCGGATCAATCAGCTCCGCAGTAATTATCCTTATGGGAAGGCGGGCAGTTTAAATTATTATACGTTCAGAAACGGATCGAAAATCAGTAGAAACGGAACACCAAATTCAGGTTATACCGGGCGGGTCTACGAACCGGTTGACGAGTTTAAAGGAGATATCGCCAGAAGTCTGCTTTATTTTGCGGTGAGATACGAAGGAAAGCTCAGTTCTTTTAATTTTTATAACGGTACCTCCGCAGCCAATGATACCAGCCCTTTCGATGGTACTGAGGAAAAAGCATTCGAAAACTGGTACATCGCCATGCTGCTTCAGTGGCATCAGCTTGATCCGGTTTCTCCGCGCGAAACCGATCGGAATAACGTGGTATTCACTCTTCAGAAAAACCGTAATCCGTTTATTGACCATCCGGAATGGGTTACTGCCATCTGGTCTCAAACCGCAGATGCTGTGGCTCCGCAAGCGCCGACAAATCTTCAGCTACAACAGAACAGCGCCTATTTTGTTAATCTAAGTTGGGCAACGGCGCCTGAAACCGATGTGCTTGGATATAAAATTTTTCAGAACGGAGTATTGGTTGCAACCACACGCGATACCCAGGTCACGATTGATCATCTGCAGCCTGCTACAACGTACAATTTTACCGTGAAAGCTTATGACAACGGTTATCTCGAATCGTCTGACAGTAATATTTTGGAGGTCAGTACATTAGCCTCAGATGTTTTTGCCAAAGACCTTATGATTACCAAATATATTGAAGGTAGCGGACAGAACAATGCCATTGAAATTACCAATAAAACCGGCCATCCCGTGAACTTAAATAAGTACCGGCTCAGCATCCAGTTTTACAACGGAACTAACGCAAACTACTATTTCCCCGATCCTTACGAACTCGAAGGTACGGTGCAGAATAACGAACCTTTTGTGGTGTTAAATCCGTATTCGAACCTTTCATGTATTACAAATGATGAGGCAAGATTTGTAACGGCTGCGCCGCAGTTGACCTTTTCCGGCAGTCAATATTTGGAATTGCGCTATGCTTCGACAACCATCGATGCAATTGGGACCAGAAGTGCTGATAATTTTGCTGTTCTTGGCAATGTTTCGCTTTACCGGCTTAATTCTGTGAGTCAACCAAATTCATCATTTACACTGAATGAGTGGCAAACCTATCCTGTAAATTATTGCGAGAATATCGGTACTTTGGCCGCATCAGGCGTCGCTACGAACCAGCCGAAATATTCATTGTATCCTAATCCTTTGCACGGAAATACCTTATATGTTAGCGGACAGAATTTAGAAAAAGTGCTGAACATTGCGGTTTATGACCTGTCCGGAAAACGTATTATCGACCGCGTGAGTCCTTTTAAAAACACGAACGCCATAGATGTAGGAACCCTTAAATCCGGCGTATACATCCTCAAAATCGATGATCAAAGTTTGAAATTTATCAAAAATTAA
- a CDS encoding Transcriptional regulator — protein sequence MKLNLPDKLYYSIGEVAKAFNVNASLIRYWEQEFPIIKPKKNKKGNRYFTPQDLKNLQIIYHLVKEKGYTLDGARIALTTNSKISETVSIINRLEFVKAELEKLKDSLVEKP from the coding sequence ATGAAACTGAATCTGCCCGACAAACTGTATTATTCGATTGGTGAAGTGGCCAAAGCTTTCAATGTAAATGCGTCACTCATCAGATATTGGGAACAGGAATTCCCGATCATCAAACCCAAGAAAAACAAAAAAGGGAACCGATATTTTACGCCGCAAGACCTGAAAAATCTGCAGATCATCTATCATTTGGTGAAAGAAAAGGGCTACACATTAGACGGCGCCAGAATTGCGCTCACCACCAATTCCAAAATCTCAGAAACTGTTTCGATCATCAACCGGCTTGAGTTTGTGAAAGCTGAACTCGAAAAACTTAAAGATTCACTGGTCGAAAAACCTTAG
- a CDS encoding putative ATP-independent RNA helicase, whose amino-acid sequence MELDSLYARLQIQDMNQMQKSTYAAAENGKDIILLSPTGSGKTLAFLFPVLRNLKRNVTGIQAMILVPARELALQIEQVFKSMGTDFKVSVCYGGHDKKIEINNLTQAPALIIGTPGRIAYHLQHNNFDPSSITTLVLDEFDKSLEFGFQEDMDFIIGSMEQLSQRILTSATAMQEIPKFTGLKDYKEINFLKVHESKPDVQLRKVISTSEEKLDTLFRLICKIGNKRTLIFCNHRDAVDRISELLREKGIDRETFHGGMEQDERERALLKFRNDSARILITTDLASRGLDIPEVESIVHYQLPPKEDAFIHRNGRTARMNAKGYSYLIMTEDENFPFIKNNTPEENVSENNRIPGKTPFQTVYISAGKKDKVNKVDIVGYLIKKGEISKEDIGLIEVKDTTSYVAVDRKKVVGLLKKLATEKLKGKKVKMEVAY is encoded by the coding sequence ATGGAATTAGACTCACTTTACGCCCGACTGCAGATTCAGGACATGAACCAGATGCAGAAATCTACCTATGCCGCCGCAGAAAACGGAAAAGATATTATACTGCTCTCCCCCACCGGCTCGGGAAAAACGCTCGCATTTCTGTTTCCGGTTCTTAGGAATTTAAAAAGAAATGTCACCGGGATCCAGGCAATGATTTTAGTTCCTGCAAGAGAGCTCGCACTGCAGATTGAACAGGTTTTCAAATCCATGGGAACAGATTTTAAAGTTTCAGTTTGTTACGGTGGACACGACAAAAAGATCGAAATCAATAATCTTACGCAGGCGCCCGCACTGATCATCGGTACGCCCGGGAGAATTGCCTATCATCTTCAGCATAATAATTTCGATCCGTCTTCCATCACAACGCTGGTTCTGGATGAGTTCGACAAATCGCTCGAATTTGGTTTTCAGGAAGATATGGATTTTATCATCGGTTCGATGGAGCAGCTTTCTCAGCGGATTTTAACGTCTGCTACTGCAATGCAGGAAATCCCAAAATTTACGGGTCTGAAAGATTATAAAGAAATCAATTTCTTAAAGGTTCACGAATCGAAACCGGACGTTCAGCTACGTAAAGTGATCAGCACGTCGGAGGAAAAATTAGATACATTATTCAGGTTAATCTGTAAGATCGGAAACAAAAGAACGCTCATTTTCTGTAATCACCGGGATGCAGTGGACAGGATTTCGGAACTTCTGAGAGAAAAAGGCATCGACCGCGAGACCTTTCACGGCGGTATGGAGCAGGACGAGCGCGAGCGCGCACTGCTTAAATTCAGAAACGATTCTGCACGTATATTAATTACGACGGATTTGGCTTCGAGAGGATTGGATATTCCTGAAGTGGAGTCGATCGTTCATTACCAGTTGCCTCCAAAAGAAGACGCTTTTATTCACCGAAACGGCCGCACCGCCAGGATGAACGCGAAAGGCTATTCATACCTGATTATGACTGAAGATGAGAATTTTCCTTTCATTAAAAACAACACACCCGAAGAAAACGTTTCCGAGAATAACAGAATCCCCGGGAAAACACCATTCCAAACCGTTTACATCAGTGCTGGAAAGAAAGATAAAGTAAACAAGGTGGACATTGTAGGCTATCTGATTAAAAAAGGCGAAATTTCAAAAGAAGATATCGGGTTAATAGAAGTAAAAGACACTACTTCTTACGTGGCTGTAGACCGCAAAAAAGTCGTGGGTCTGCTGAAAAAGCTGGCTACAGAAAAACTCAAAGGTAAAAAAGTGAAGATGGAAGTCGCTTATTAA
- a CDS encoding SSU ribosomal protein S1p: MSETTDKAEVLLNQNVAPEQFDWDSFESGLDADARKEKSDLEEIYNGSLNNLRDNDVLVGRVVRLTDKEAIVDINFKSEGVISLNEFRYNQGLAVGDEVEVMVDRREDKSGQLQLSHKKARTLKAWDRVNELHETGEIVNGFVKSRTKGGMIVDVHGIEAFLPGSQIDVKPIKDYDQFVGKTMEFKVVKINPEFKNVVVSHKALIEADLEGQKREIIGQLEKGQVLEGTVKNITSYGVFVDLGGVDGLIHITDLSWSRVNHPSEILSDGETVKVVILDFDDEKTRIQLGMKQLEAHPWDALSADMKIGDRVKGKVVVLADYGAFVEVAPGVEGLIHVSEMSWSTHLRSAGDFVKVGDEVEAEVLTLDREDRKISLGMKQLSQDPWSNIESKYPVQSKHVGTVRNFTNFGVFVELEEGIDGLIYISDLSWTKKIKHPSEFCAVGDKLDVIVLELDTAARRLSLGHKQLLENPWDKFESKYAEGTVHAGKTTEVFDKGAQVQFEDAEVEAFCPSRLLEKEDGSKIKKGEDAQFKVIEFNKEFKRVVVSHTATFRDEERKNVKDNSSSRSQTSSSSNNEEKSTLGDLDVLAELKKKMEGN; this comes from the coding sequence ATGTCAGAAACGACAGACAAAGCAGAGGTTCTTTTGAACCAAAACGTAGCACCGGAACAGTTTGATTGGGATTCTTTTGAATCAGGATTAGATGCTGATGCAAGAAAAGAGAAAAGCGATTTGGAGGAGATCTACAACGGATCCCTTAACAATCTTAGAGACAACGACGTACTTGTAGGAAGAGTTGTAAGACTTACCGATAAAGAAGCGATTGTTGACATCAACTTTAAATCTGAAGGTGTTATTTCTCTTAACGAATTCCGTTACAACCAAGGTCTTGCTGTAGGCGATGAAGTAGAGGTAATGGTAGACAGAAGGGAAGATAAATCCGGACAGCTGCAGCTTTCTCACAAAAAAGCACGTACACTTAAAGCTTGGGACAGAGTAAACGAACTTCACGAAACTGGAGAAATCGTTAACGGTTTCGTTAAATCCAGAACTAAAGGCGGTATGATCGTTGACGTTCACGGTATCGAAGCATTCTTACCAGGTTCTCAAATCGATGTGAAGCCTATTAAAGATTACGATCAGTTCGTAGGTAAAACAATGGAGTTCAAAGTTGTTAAAATCAACCCTGAGTTCAAAAACGTTGTTGTATCTCACAAAGCGCTTATCGAAGCAGATCTTGAAGGTCAGAAGAGAGAAATCATCGGTCAGTTAGAAAAAGGACAGGTTCTTGAAGGAACTGTTAAAAATATTACTTCTTACGGGGTATTCGTAGATCTAGGTGGTGTTGATGGATTGATCCACATTACCGACCTTTCTTGGTCTAGAGTAAACCACCCATCTGAAATTCTTTCAGACGGTGAAACTGTGAAAGTGGTAATTCTTGATTTCGACGACGAGAAAACAAGAATCCAGTTAGGTATGAAGCAATTGGAGGCTCATCCATGGGATGCGCTTTCTGCTGACATGAAGATTGGAGACAGAGTTAAAGGTAAAGTAGTGGTTCTTGCAGACTATGGCGCATTCGTAGAGGTTGCTCCAGGTGTTGAAGGTTTGATCCACGTTTCAGAAATGTCTTGGTCTACTCATTTGAGAAGCGCCGGAGATTTCGTTAAAGTTGGCGACGAGGTAGAAGCAGAAGTTCTTACACTAGACAGAGAAGACAGAAAAATCTCTTTAGGTATGAAGCAGCTTAGCCAGGATCCTTGGTCTAACATCGAATCTAAATATCCTGTACAATCTAAACATGTTGGAACGGTAAGAAACTTTACCAACTTCGGTGTGTTTGTAGAACTGGAAGAAGGAATTGATGGTTTGATCTACATCTCAGATCTTTCATGGACTAAGAAAATCAAGCACCCATCAGAATTCTGTGCGGTTGGCGATAAATTAGACGTAATTGTTCTTGAATTGGATACAGCAGCAAGAAGACTTTCTTTAGGTCACAAACAATTGCTTGAAAATCCTTGGGATAAATTCGAGTCTAAATATGCTGAAGGAACTGTACACGCAGGAAAAACTACTGAAGTTTTCGATAAAGGAGCTCAGGTTCAGTTCGAAGATGCTGAAGTAGAAGCTTTCTGCCCATCAAGACTATTAGAGAAGGAAGACGGATCTAAAATCAAGAAAGGCGAAGACGCTCAGTTCAAAGTAATCGAATTCAATAAAGAATTCAAGAGAGTAGTAGTATCTCATACTGCAACTTTCAGAGACGAAGAAAGAAAGAATGTTAAAGACAATTCTTCTTCAAGATCGCAGACATCATCTTCTTCTAACAACGAAGAAAAATCAACCCTTGGTGATTTAGATGTATTGGCAGAATTGAAAAAGAAAATGGAAGGTAACTAA
- a CDS encoding metalloprotease, putative, with amino-acid sequence MIFFINSVPINQLYMKNRNLSLKIAAVCFMFSFGSASAQDFQSIIQQHISAKNTFMKPDLNNFEIIAQDFSKSMNADVIKVQQAYNGIPVYNAVATAMIKDQKISYFNDSFAKNYVNTSNTSSAKASKAVFEDVAQALGLKNSDIYRLISVKDADLDVPFAKTRLVYLLTPQNDLRLCHEFIFEEKGTSNYWDILADATTGEILNKENLTVSCTFKHDAYHHGYSAHTPEGFTNDFTQSGKSAEATTLAPLDASYRVFPLPVESPSHGGRALVSNPWFTDASPEGWHTIPGGTYAGVFTTTRGNNVMAYDDKNSMNTAGAYAEGGAGRVFDFPFVLNDTPGNLNAATTNLFYINNKIHDIFYRLGFTETARNFQAWNFGKGGNQNDYVQAESQDGGGTNNANFSTPGDGSRPRMQMYLWEPSVIERVFYNSPPEAVGREVQNYISTTFGPALDATGVTADVKLSPILDACTALPAESLTGRIGLIERGTCDFVVKVKNAQNAGAVAAIIYSLPTSTPTAGMAGVDATITIPSVLIENSEGVYMKGLLQASTPVNVTLKYDPLMQKTRDGSFDNGIVIHEYGHGISTRLVGSLSSSVNKEQMGEGWSDFFALMLTNRPGDDASVPRGIGTYATTEPISGGGIRPAQYSPDFGINNYAYGDTNGMEYTNTAGVLVPDVHSIGFVWASMLWDLHWKFVEKYGYSSDVMSNSTNGSTKVLQLVVDALKLTPANPGFIQGRDAILAADEATSGKADKCMIWSVFARRGLGVNASAGLANNINDQVQDFTEPPLDPACTGLATSETNANNALSIYPNPAKNEFFLKSPKSIVGKVHVEIFDASGKLVSSQKISSSDAVNTQAIPNGFYLVKVTGLGVNYSSKLIIRK; translated from the coding sequence TTGATATTTTTTATAAATTCGGTGCCTATTAACCAATTATATATGAAAAACAGAAATCTATCTTTGAAGATTGCGGCAGTATGTTTCATGTTTTCTTTCGGAAGTGCGTCTGCGCAAGACTTTCAGTCTATTATTCAGCAGCATATTTCGGCGAAGAACACATTCATGAAACCCGACCTCAATAATTTCGAAATCATCGCACAGGATTTTTCGAAATCAATGAATGCGGACGTTATCAAAGTTCAGCAGGCCTACAACGGAATTCCGGTTTATAATGCGGTTGCCACGGCAATGATTAAAGACCAGAAAATCAGTTATTTTAACGACAGTTTTGCTAAAAACTACGTGAATACTTCCAACACGAGTTCTGCGAAAGCAAGCAAAGCAGTATTCGAAGATGTTGCGCAGGCTTTAGGACTCAAAAACAGCGACATTTACCGTCTTATCAGCGTTAAAGATGCCGATTTGGATGTTCCGTTTGCCAAGACCCGACTTGTTTATCTCTTAACTCCTCAAAATGATTTGAGGCTCTGCCACGAATTTATATTTGAAGAAAAAGGCACTTCCAATTACTGGGATATCCTTGCGGATGCGACTACAGGCGAAATACTTAACAAAGAAAACCTAACGGTTTCGTGTACCTTTAAACATGATGCTTACCACCACGGTTATTCAGCGCACACCCCCGAAGGATTCACAAACGATTTCACACAATCCGGGAAAAGCGCTGAGGCCACAACTTTGGCACCGCTGGATGCGAGTTACCGCGTTTTCCCATTGCCGGTTGAAAGCCCAAGCCACGGTGGCCGTGCATTGGTTTCTAACCCATGGTTTACAGATGCTTCGCCCGAAGGCTGGCATACGATTCCCGGCGGCACTTATGCCGGAGTTTTTACAACGACGCGTGGGAACAACGTTATGGCTTATGACGACAAGAACAGCATGAATACAGCCGGAGCTTATGCCGAAGGCGGAGCAGGCAGGGTTTTCGATTTTCCGTTTGTTTTGAATGACACACCGGGGAATCTTAATGCTGCAACTACCAATTTATTTTATATCAACAATAAGATCCACGATATTTTCTACAGGTTAGGATTTACCGAAACTGCCAGAAACTTCCAGGCCTGGAATTTTGGCAAGGGCGGCAATCAGAACGATTATGTGCAGGCAGAATCGCAGGATGGCGGCGGAACCAATAACGCCAACTTTTCTACACCCGGCGACGGATCGCGCCCGCGTATGCAGATGTATCTGTGGGAACCGTCAGTGATCGAACGTGTATTCTATAATTCACCACCCGAAGCTGTTGGCAGAGAGGTGCAGAATTATATTTCAACCACTTTCGGCCCCGCACTGGACGCAACAGGCGTAACAGCAGACGTAAAACTGTCTCCTATACTAGATGCGTGTACTGCTTTGCCGGCAGAATCTCTTACAGGAAGAATCGGACTCATCGAAAGAGGAACCTGTGACTTTGTTGTAAAAGTGAAAAATGCACAGAATGCAGGTGCTGTAGCAGCGATTATTTACAGTTTGCCGACTTCCACGCCAACTGCAGGAATGGCGGGCGTTGACGCTACCATCACCATTCCGTCGGTATTGATTGAAAACTCCGAAGGTGTCTATATGAAAGGTCTTCTGCAAGCTTCAACTCCTGTGAATGTAACCCTTAAGTACGATCCGCTTATGCAGAAAACCCGTGACGGAAGTTTCGATAACGGAATTGTAATTCATGAATACGGCCACGGAATCTCGACAAGACTTGTCGGCTCACTGAGCTCAAGTGTTAACAAAGAGCAAATGGGAGAAGGCTGGTCAGATTTCTTCGCTTTGATGCTTACAAACAGGCCTGGCGATGACGCTTCTGTGCCAAGAGGCATCGGTACTTACGCCACTACAGAACCTATTTCGGGTGGTGGAATCCGTCCTGCGCAATATTCACCGGATTTTGGTATCAACAACTACGCTTACGGTGATACAAACGGTATGGAATACACCAATACTGCCGGAGTTCTGGTTCCTGATGTGCATTCAATTGGATTCGTTTGGGCTTCTATGCTTTGGGATCTGCATTGGAAATTTGTAGAGAAATACGGATATTCGTCCGATGTAATGTCTAATTCTACAAACGGAAGTACCAAAGTGCTTCAGTTGGTGGTAGACGCGCTGAAACTTACGCCGGCTAATCCTGGTTTCATTCAGGGTCGCGACGCGATTCTCGCAGCAGATGAAGCCACAAGCGGAAAAGCCGACAAGTGTATGATCTGGAGCGTTTTCGCAAGAAGAGGCCTTGGTGTTAATGCGTCTGCTGGTTTAGCTAACAATATCAACGATCAGGTTCAGGACTTTACGGAGCCACCACTGGATCCGGCATGTACCGGCTTAGCGACGAGTGAGACCAACGCTAACAACGCGCTGAGCATCTACCCGAACCCCGCTAAAAACGAGTTCTTCTTAAAATCTCCAAAAAGCATCGTAGGAAAGGTACATGTTGAGATTTTCGACGCTTCCGGAAAATTAGTTTCAAGCCAGAAGATTTCTTCTTCAGATGCTGTGAATACACAGGCGATTCCCAACGGCTTTTACTTAGTGAAAGTTACCGGTTTAGGGGTGAACTACTCATCCAAACTGATCATCAGAAAGTAA
- a CDS encoding LSU ribosomal protein L19p encodes MDLVKYVQDKYITKKEFPEFKAGDTITVYYEIKEGAKTRTQFFKGTVIQLRGTGLTKTFTIRKMSGDVGVERVFPINLPALQKIEVDRRGRVRRARIYYFRNLRGKRARIKDAAYKK; translated from the coding sequence ATGGATTTAGTAAAGTACGTACAAGACAAGTACATCACGAAAAAAGAATTCCCTGAATTCAAAGCCGGTGACACCATCACTGTGTATTACGAAATTAAAGAGGGCGCGAAAACCAGAACTCAGTTCTTCAAAGGAACCGTGATTCAGTTAAGAGGAACCGGCCTTACCAAGACATTTACCATCAGAAAAATGAGTGGTGATGTGGGTGTAGAAAGAGTTTTCCCAATCAATTTGCCTGCACTTCAGAAAATTGAGGTAGACAGAAGAGGTAGAGTGCGCAGAGCAAGAATCTATTACTTCCGTAACCTTAGAGGTAAAAGAGCTAGAATTAAGGACGCTGCTTACAAAAAGTAA
- a CDS encoding Succinyl-CoA:3-ketoacid-coenzyme A transferase subunit A, with protein sequence MIDKRVKNATEAIEGISDGMTLIIGGFGLCGIPENSISALVESNVKDLTCISNNAGVDDFGLGLLLQKKQVRKMISSYVGENAEFERQMLSGELEVELTPQGTLAEKCRAAQHGIPAFYTPAGYGTEVAEGKEIKDFDGKPHILEHAYKADFSIVKAWKGDHAGNLIFKGTARNFNAPMAGAGKITIAEVEELVEPGQLDPNEIHIPGIMVQRIFQGEKFEKRIEQRTVRKRDNTL encoded by the coding sequence ATGATCGATAAGAGAGTGAAAAACGCCACTGAAGCCATCGAAGGAATTTCCGACGGCATGACCCTGATCATCGGCGGATTCGGCTTATGCGGAATACCTGAAAATTCAATCAGCGCACTGGTGGAAAGTAATGTGAAAGATTTAACCTGCATCTCCAACAATGCCGGAGTAGACGATTTTGGTTTGGGTTTGTTACTCCAGAAAAAACAGGTCAGAAAGATGATATCATCGTACGTCGGCGAAAACGCTGAATTCGAAAGACAGATGCTCTCAGGCGAACTCGAAGTAGAACTCACTCCACAAGGCACTTTAGCCGAAAAATGCCGCGCCGCGCAGCACGGAATCCCTGCATTTTATACACCCGCAGGATACGGAACCGAAGTTGCCGAAGGAAAAGAAATTAAAGATTTCGACGGCAAGCCTCACATTTTAGAACACGCCTATAAAGCCGATTTTTCAATTGTAAAAGCCTGGAAAGGCGATCACGCCGGGAATTTAATTTTCAAAGGAACCGCGCGCAACTTCAACGCACCGATGGCCGGCGCCGGCAAAATTACAATCGCCGAAGTAGAAGAACTTGTGGAACCCGGCCAACTCGATCCGAACGAAATCCATATACCGGGAATTATGGTACAAAGAATATTTCAGGGCGAAAAATTTGAAAAAAGAATAGAGCAGAGAACGGTGAGGAAGAGGGACAACACGCTATAA